The following are encoded in a window of bacterium genomic DNA:
- a CDS encoding nitroreductase family deazaflavin-dependent oxidoreductase produces the protein MKIELRRPSRFHLAIRKIAASRLGAWFFSHTLHHLDRAFIRLSGGRSSLTALLAGLPVLTVTTIGARSGEPRSVLLVGVPDRERVILIASNWGRPHHPAWCHNLRANPEITLTYRGVSERYLARQVDGVERDACWNRAVHLYAGYDDYTRRTGGRQIPVFLLTPKEVPMQGAER, from the coding sequence ATGAAGATTGAACTCCGGCGGCCCAGCCGGTTCCACCTAGCGATTAGGAAGATCGCGGCGTCTCGCCTCGGTGCTTGGTTCTTCTCGCACACGCTGCACCATCTCGACCGGGCCTTCATTCGGCTCTCCGGCGGTCGGAGCAGCCTGACGGCTCTTCTGGCGGGTCTGCCCGTTCTCACGGTCACAACCATCGGCGCCCGGAGCGGTGAGCCACGGTCGGTATTGCTTGTCGGCGTTCCAGACCGAGAGCGCGTAATCCTGATAGCATCCAACTGGGGCCGTCCCCATCATCCTGCCTGGTGCCACAATCTGAGGGCAAACCCTGAGATCACGCTGACCTACCGCGGGGTGTCGGAGCGGTATCTCGCCCGCCAGGTGGATGGCGTAGAAAGAGATGCCTGCTGGAACAGAGCCGTCCATCTCTACGCAGGGTACGATGACTACACGCGCCGTACTGGTGGCCGGCAAATCCCGGTCTTTCTGCTGACTCCCAAGGAAGTACCGATGCAGGGGGCGGAACGATGA